The Sorangiineae bacterium MSr11367 genome window below encodes:
- a CDS encoding ABC transporter ATP-binding protein, which produces MTKTYGPVRALANVSARFEGGKISVIEGANGSGKSTLLSILGTLAKPTLGDVDHGELGTTRADVRAVLGWVGHETLAYGDLSGRENVVLAARLRGIDPETGWRRACERFDLASFGERPVRTYSRGQRQRIAVAKALVHAPQLVLLDEPTAGLDVRSTERLTRVVREEADRGAVVILVTHDPSFAQIGDARVRLERGRVVA; this is translated from the coding sequence GTGACCAAGACGTATGGACCCGTTCGAGCGCTGGCGAATGTGAGTGCACGGTTCGAAGGCGGTAAGATTTCGGTCATCGAAGGCGCGAACGGCTCGGGTAAGTCGACGTTGCTGAGCATCCTCGGGACCCTGGCGAAGCCTACCTTGGGCGATGTCGATCACGGTGAGCTGGGGACGACGAGGGCGGACGTTCGCGCCGTGCTGGGATGGGTCGGGCACGAGACCTTGGCGTACGGTGACTTGTCGGGTCGCGAGAACGTGGTGCTGGCGGCACGCCTGCGGGGCATCGATCCGGAGACGGGCTGGCGGCGGGCGTGCGAGCGCTTCGATCTCGCTTCGTTCGGCGAGCGACCGGTGCGCACGTATTCGCGCGGGCAACGCCAGAGGATCGCGGTGGCGAAAGCCTTGGTGCACGCGCCGCAGTTGGTGCTGCTCGACGAGCCGACGGCCGGCCTGGATGTGCGCTCGACGGAGCGTCTCACGCGCGTCGTGCGCGAGGAAGCGGATCGCGGGGCGGTGGTCATCTTGGTGACGCACGATCCGAGCTTTGCGCAGATCGGTGACGCACGCGTGCGGCTCGAGCGCGGCCGGGTGGTGGCGTGA
- a CDS encoding MoxR family ATPase: MTAAAAVISNELPTLQKLRQAVESALEGKHDAVELALVALLARGHLLIEDVPGVGKTTLARALARAVGGELRRVQFTSDLLPSDVLGVSVYDQRSGEFVLRQGPVFANVLLADEINRASPRTQSALLEAMNEGQVSLDGQTMPLPDPFFVIATQNPQDFAGTFPLPESQLDRFLVRVRIGYPPPQVEMRLLLDGNTDTAKDVSVVLDPSRLVALQREVHRVAFDHALGSYLQALIQATRSAPTLSLGASPRGAIALANAARARALLRGRNYCIADDVHDLAVPVLAHRIRLSTHAEGFMPTRDEAENALREIIGRVPVPL; this comes from the coding sequence ATGACCGCTGCGGCTGCGGTGATCTCCAACGAGCTGCCGACATTGCAGAAGCTACGCCAAGCGGTCGAAAGCGCCCTTGAAGGGAAGCACGACGCCGTCGAGCTCGCATTGGTTGCCCTTCTTGCGCGGGGTCACCTTCTCATCGAGGACGTTCCTGGCGTCGGAAAGACCACGTTGGCGCGTGCCCTGGCCCGCGCCGTCGGTGGTGAACTCCGGCGCGTCCAGTTCACGAGCGACTTGCTCCCCAGCGACGTGCTCGGCGTCTCCGTCTACGACCAACGCTCCGGCGAGTTCGTGCTGCGCCAGGGTCCCGTCTTCGCCAACGTGCTCTTGGCCGACGAGATCAACCGCGCCAGCCCGCGCACGCAGTCCGCGCTGCTCGAGGCGATGAACGAAGGCCAGGTCTCCCTCGACGGGCAGACCATGCCCCTGCCCGACCCGTTCTTCGTCATCGCCACGCAGAATCCTCAGGATTTCGCGGGTACGTTCCCGCTTCCCGAGTCCCAGCTCGACCGGTTTTTGGTCCGAGTTCGCATCGGATACCCACCCCCCCAGGTGGAAATGCGCCTTCTGCTCGACGGCAACACGGACACCGCGAAAGACGTCTCCGTCGTGCTCGATCCGTCGCGCCTCGTGGCCTTGCAGCGCGAAGTGCACCGCGTCGCCTTCGATCATGCGCTCGGCAGCTACCTGCAGGCGCTCATCCAAGCCACGCGCAGCGCGCCCACGCTTTCCCTCGGTGCCTCGCCACGTGGCGCCATCGCGCTCGCCAATGCGGCGCGCGCACGCGCTCTTCTGCGCGGACGCAACTACTGCATCGCCGACGACGTACATGACTTGGCGGTCCCCGTGCTCGCGCATCGCATCCGGCTCTCCACGCACGCCGAAGGCTTCATGCCCACGCGCGACGAGGCGGAGAATGCCCTGCGCGAGATCATCGGCCGCGTCCCCGTTCCCCTCTGA
- a CDS encoding DUF58 domain-containing protein: protein MRESFPQRPLVRRDRKVGLWARFRNLFVPPRKLKFTREGKFFVGITLGVGFAAINTANNLLYLLLGMLLALIVVSGVMSEISLRDLTVLRRLPLRAQVGRAHLVEIEVYNHKKRVPSYAIEVEDLRHGQPADKRCFFLKISPKSAQVAAYRRTPNKRGRDHHIGFRIATRFPFGLFEKSREIEAEGELIIYPPVDPVKLRPLPAGRLPGTDGTLGRGYGDEFLGLRLMRPGEDPRDIQWKKTAAVGQQVLRERAREARPDISLPLETARPESAAEDWDARFERRIRDVASRAVAHLKRGDAVAVRTSSGDVARGDRSTGADPVLRFLALVQPIPTRALRKLI from the coding sequence ATGCGGGAGTCGTTTCCTCAGCGCCCCCTCGTCCGACGCGATCGCAAGGTTGGGCTCTGGGCGCGCTTCCGAAATTTGTTCGTCCCGCCTCGCAAATTGAAATTCACGCGCGAGGGAAAGTTCTTCGTCGGCATCACGCTCGGCGTTGGCTTTGCGGCGATCAACACGGCGAACAATCTTCTCTATTTGCTCCTGGGAATGCTGCTCGCACTCATCGTCGTGAGCGGCGTCATGAGCGAGATCTCGTTGCGCGATCTCACCGTATTGAGACGCCTGCCGCTGCGCGCACAAGTCGGCCGCGCCCACCTGGTCGAAATCGAGGTCTACAATCATAAAAAACGCGTTCCGTCGTACGCGATCGAAGTCGAAGATCTGCGCCACGGACAGCCCGCAGACAAACGCTGTTTCTTTCTGAAAATCAGTCCCAAATCTGCGCAGGTTGCCGCGTACCGACGGACGCCGAACAAACGCGGGCGTGATCACCACATTGGCTTTCGCATTGCCACGCGTTTCCCGTTCGGGCTTTTCGAGAAGTCGCGCGAGATCGAAGCCGAAGGTGAGCTCATCATCTACCCGCCCGTCGATCCGGTGAAGCTGCGTCCCCTGCCCGCCGGCCGCCTTCCCGGTACCGACGGCACGCTCGGGCGCGGTTACGGCGACGAGTTCCTCGGGCTTCGCTTGATGCGGCCCGGCGAGGATCCGCGCGACATTCAATGGAAGAAGACCGCCGCCGTCGGACAGCAGGTCCTGCGTGAGCGCGCGCGCGAGGCACGACCCGACATTTCGCTGCCGCTCGAGACCGCGCGGCCGGAGAGCGCGGCCGAAGATTGGGATGCCCGCTTCGAGCGGCGCATCCGCGATGTGGCATCCCGCGCGGTCGCGCATTTGAAGCGCGGCGACGCCGTGGCCGTGCGCACCTCGAGCGGCGACGTCGCCCGCGGGGACCGATCCACGGGCGCGGATCCGGTCCTTCGCTTCCTCGCCCTCGTCCAACCCATCCCCACGCGTGCGCTTCGCAAGCTGATCTGA
- a CDS encoding DUF3488 and transglutaminase-like domain-containing protein, which translates to MRFGLVHRLMTDALAALGVLAIVSTAALSPWTNALLMIGLVGALLIPERWQSRPVLRHLASAGPLAIFVIQAARLVAGRPMLDVSVEFAALLQIVRLATRRGAAHDQQIIVLALLHFVAGTVLGGGLTYGLCFLGFLVVAPGALVLSHLRREVEGNYRQGARDRTGLPVDVPRILRSRRVVGRGFLAATCLISVPIFLFTATLFILFPRVGLSLLLLNHPRPGRMVGFSDRVDLGDVGALRTDLSSAVALRFDIPDLPDPRPSRMVLRLRGTAFDAYDGRAWLRTQTERRAAERAFPGSDLYPLVRPPDGEKDRKATFDLESLDPPVVFLPPHTVAMQIHLPSQPLLNDALTLQRGPEGEVRYAGESARGLRYDVYLDRERTPVTEVLTPHDRARYLALPPSLPSRMGGLAHAWTDGLPNDYAKAKVVEEKLRTQYKYDFGSPSGGTKQPVDHFLFESKRGHCEFFSTAMAVLLREVGIPTRNVTGFVGGTYNRFGRYYAVRQADAHSWTEVYLDDPVHPGWHTFDPTPPAGAQPLEETTGALVYMRDLVEALSQRWNRYVVGYDLRTQVHLFEDATRQYDRFRAQTGLNRGLLGYLTRAPVVAALLLATASVAYVVWKRRRRGGKSGEKPAPKSPAEKRLESAAALYRSLDGALMVQGIARPAALPPLAHAEHLRLNKHPLADEILSLTQLYLEARFGGVCLTPEATREFERRVRTLRSTRLEPPDRAVSQPPASSATRATPG; encoded by the coding sequence ATGCGCTTCGGACTCGTTCACCGGCTCATGACGGATGCGCTCGCGGCGCTGGGCGTGCTGGCCATCGTGAGCACCGCGGCGCTCAGTCCTTGGACCAATGCGCTGCTCATGATCGGACTCGTCGGTGCGTTGCTCATTCCCGAGCGATGGCAGAGTCGACCCGTGCTCCGGCACCTGGCCTCCGCGGGGCCGCTGGCCATCTTCGTCATTCAGGCGGCGCGCCTCGTCGCCGGGCGGCCGATGCTCGATGTCTCCGTCGAGTTCGCGGCGCTGCTCCAAATCGTGCGGCTCGCCACGCGCCGCGGGGCCGCGCACGATCAGCAGATCATCGTGCTGGCGCTGCTGCATTTCGTCGCCGGCACCGTGCTCGGCGGCGGGCTGACCTACGGCCTCTGCTTTCTCGGCTTCCTCGTGGTCGCACCGGGCGCCCTCGTGTTGAGCCACCTCCGGCGCGAGGTGGAGGGAAACTACCGCCAAGGCGCCCGCGATCGCACCGGCCTTCCCGTGGACGTGCCGCGCATCCTGCGAAGCCGCCGCGTCGTCGGACGCGGGTTCCTCGCGGCCACGTGCCTCATCTCGGTGCCGATCTTTCTCTTCACCGCGACGCTCTTCATCCTGTTTCCGCGGGTGGGGCTCTCGCTGCTCTTGCTGAACCACCCGCGCCCCGGGCGCATGGTCGGCTTCTCCGATCGCGTCGATCTCGGGGACGTCGGTGCGCTGCGTACGGATCTCTCTTCGGCGGTGGCGCTTCGGTTCGACATTCCCGATCTTCCCGATCCGCGTCCCTCGCGCATGGTGCTGCGCCTGCGTGGTACCGCGTTCGACGCGTACGACGGGCGCGCGTGGCTGCGCACGCAGACCGAGCGGCGCGCCGCCGAGCGGGCCTTTCCCGGCTCCGATTTGTATCCGCTGGTGCGCCCACCCGATGGCGAGAAAGATCGCAAGGCCACCTTCGACCTCGAGTCGCTCGACCCGCCGGTGGTCTTCCTTCCGCCACACACCGTGGCCATGCAGATCCATCTCCCCAGCCAGCCGCTGCTCAACGACGCGTTGACCCTCCAGCGTGGGCCGGAGGGCGAGGTGCGCTATGCCGGCGAGAGCGCGCGCGGTTTGCGCTACGACGTGTACCTCGATCGCGAGCGCACGCCGGTGACGGAGGTTCTCACCCCGCACGATCGCGCGCGCTACCTCGCACTGCCGCCATCGTTGCCGTCGCGCATGGGCGGCCTCGCGCATGCGTGGACCGACGGCCTTCCCAATGATTACGCGAAGGCCAAGGTCGTCGAGGAGAAGCTGCGCACCCAGTACAAGTACGACTTCGGCTCGCCGTCGGGCGGAACGAAGCAGCCCGTCGACCACTTCCTCTTCGAATCGAAGCGCGGCCACTGCGAGTTCTTCTCCACGGCCATGGCGGTGCTGCTGCGCGAAGTCGGCATTCCCACGCGCAACGTCACCGGATTCGTCGGCGGTACGTACAATCGATTTGGCCGCTACTATGCCGTTCGCCAGGCCGATGCGCACTCGTGGACCGAGGTGTACCTCGACGATCCCGTGCACCCCGGATGGCATACGTTCGATCCGACGCCGCCGGCCGGCGCGCAGCCGCTCGAAGAGACCACGGGCGCGCTCGTGTACATGCGCGACTTGGTGGAAGCGCTGTCGCAGCGCTGGAACCGCTACGTCGTGGGTTACGATTTGCGCACGCAGGTGCACCTCTTCGAGGATGCGACCCGGCAGTACGATCGCTTCCGCGCGCAGACGGGTCTCAACCGCGGGTTGCTCGGCTACCTGACGCGTGCGCCTGTGGTCGCCGCGCTTCTGCTCGCGACCGCTTCCGTGGCCTACGTCGTTTGGAAGCGACGCCGCAGGGGAGGGAAGTCGGGCGAGAAGCCCGCGCCGAAGTCCCCCGCGGAGAAACGGCTCGAGAGTGCGGCCGCGCTCTACCGTTCCCTCGACGGCGCCCTCATGGTCCAAGGGATCGCGCGCCCGGCCGCGCTGCCGCCGCTCGCGCACGCGGAACATTTGCGCTTGAACAAGCACCCGCTGGCGGACGAAATTCTGTCGCTTACCCAGCTGTACCTGGAGGCGCGATTTGGCGGCGTCTGCCTCACACCCGAGGCGACGCGCGAATTCGAGCGGCGCGTGCGGACGCTGCGTTCGACGCGGCTCGAGCCGCCGGATCGCGCGGTGTCGCAGCCTCCCGCAAGCTCGGCTACACGAGCTACACCAGGGTGA
- the clpB gene encoding ATP-dependent chaperone ClpB, which produces MRPDRMTTKSQEAFRDGLELAARRGNPELYPEHLLLAMLEQEGGVAGPLLQKAGTDVAQLTTALTRRLEGFPKVSGGPEPGLSRRLLEVVRRAEDEAKALKDDFVSVEHYVLATAKSDREIQALLEQNGNVTYDRLLSALASVRGAQRVVDRDPEGKFQALDKYTRDLTDAARRGKSDPVIGRDEEIRRVMQVLSRRTKNNPVLIGEPGVGKTAIVDGIAQRIVRGDVPESLKNKRLVSLDMGALVAGAKYRGEFEDRLKAVLKEVETAAGQIVLFIDEIHTIVGAGAAEGSMDAANLLKPALARGELRCIGATTLDEYRKRIEKDPALERRFQPVFVSQPSVEDTIAILRGLKERYEVHHGIRIQDAALVAAGTLSDRYLTERFLPDKAIDLVDEAAAKIKMEVDSMPAEIDAVQRRVMQLQIEEQALKKERDPASKSRREAVARELAELEEKSSAMRAQWLREKEVIEEIRQAQPELENLRAEQERAERVGELGKAAEIKYGRMPQLEKKIEELRRTLAKVQEKTSYLREEVTDDDVAAVVSKWTGIPVSKMLQGEMHKLLHIEDALRKRVVGQEAAVEAVANAVRRSRAGLSDDRRPIGSFLFLGPTGVGKTELARALAEYLFDEERAMLRLDMSEYMEKHAVSRLIGAPPGYVGYEEGGQLTEPVRRRPYSVILFDEVEKAHADVWNVLLQVLDDGRLTDGQGRTVDFKNTVIILTSNIASPQIQAIEARGNLEPGDKRELIRRAALEEVRKAFRPEFVNRLDEIVVFEPLRREDLRHIVDIQLQRFQARLARRDLRIEVTDAAKDFLGEVGWDPQFGARPLKRAIVRYLEDEMAKRVLAGDFAAGTTILVDRAGEGLTFRSQVQN; this is translated from the coding sequence ATGCGTCCCGATCGAATGACCACCAAGAGCCAGGAAGCCTTTCGCGATGGCCTCGAGCTCGCAGCACGGCGAGGCAATCCGGAGTTGTATCCGGAGCATTTGCTGCTCGCGATGCTCGAACAGGAAGGTGGCGTCGCGGGTCCCCTTCTGCAGAAGGCAGGGACCGACGTCGCGCAGCTGACGACCGCCCTCACCCGCCGTCTCGAAGGCTTTCCCAAAGTGTCCGGCGGCCCAGAGCCAGGCCTCTCGCGCCGCCTTCTCGAGGTCGTGCGGCGCGCCGAAGACGAGGCCAAGGCCCTCAAGGACGACTTCGTCTCCGTCGAGCACTACGTCCTCGCGACCGCCAAGTCCGATCGCGAAATCCAGGCGCTGCTCGAGCAAAACGGCAACGTCACCTACGATCGCCTCCTCTCGGCGTTGGCCAGCGTGCGCGGTGCCCAGCGCGTGGTCGATCGCGATCCCGAGGGCAAGTTCCAAGCGCTCGACAAGTACACCCGCGATCTGACCGACGCCGCACGGCGCGGCAAAAGCGATCCGGTCATCGGCCGCGACGAAGAGATCCGCAGGGTCATGCAGGTTCTCTCGCGCCGCACGAAGAACAACCCCGTGCTCATCGGCGAGCCCGGCGTGGGCAAGACCGCCATCGTCGACGGCATCGCCCAACGCATCGTGCGCGGCGACGTGCCGGAGTCCCTGAAGAACAAGCGTCTCGTCTCGCTCGACATGGGCGCGCTCGTCGCCGGTGCGAAGTACCGCGGCGAGTTCGAGGACCGGTTGAAGGCCGTCCTCAAAGAGGTGGAGACCGCGGCCGGGCAGATCGTGCTGTTCATCGACGAGATCCACACCATCGTGGGTGCCGGCGCGGCCGAAGGCTCGATGGACGCGGCCAATTTGCTCAAGCCTGCCCTCGCGCGCGGTGAGCTTCGCTGCATCGGCGCGACGACCCTGGACGAGTACCGAAAGCGCATCGAGAAAGATCCGGCGTTGGAGCGCCGCTTTCAACCCGTGTTCGTGTCGCAGCCATCGGTGGAGGACACCATTGCGATTCTGCGCGGACTGAAGGAGCGCTACGAAGTTCACCACGGCATCCGCATCCAAGACGCGGCCTTGGTGGCCGCGGGCACGCTGTCGGATCGGTACCTCACCGAGCGCTTTCTGCCGGACAAGGCCATCGACTTGGTCGACGAGGCCGCGGCGAAGATCAAAATGGAAGTCGACAGCATGCCGGCCGAGATCGACGCCGTTCAGCGCCGGGTCATGCAGCTTCAAATCGAGGAGCAGGCGCTCAAGAAGGAGCGCGATCCTGCCTCCAAATCGCGGCGCGAAGCCGTGGCGCGTGAGCTGGCCGAGCTCGAGGAGAAATCCAGCGCGATGCGTGCGCAGTGGCTGCGTGAGAAAGAGGTCATCGAAGAGATCCGCCAGGCGCAGCCCGAGCTGGAGAACCTGCGCGCCGAGCAAGAACGCGCGGAGCGTGTGGGCGAGCTTGGGAAGGCCGCGGAGATCAAGTACGGCCGCATGCCGCAGCTGGAGAAGAAGATCGAGGAGCTTCGCCGCACCTTGGCGAAGGTGCAGGAGAAGACGTCGTACCTTCGCGAGGAAGTCACCGACGACGACGTGGCCGCCGTGGTCTCCAAGTGGACCGGCATCCCCGTCTCGAAGATGCTCCAGGGCGAGATGCACAAGCTTCTGCACATCGAGGACGCGCTCCGAAAGCGCGTCGTCGGGCAAGAAGCGGCGGTGGAGGCGGTGGCCAACGCCGTGAGGCGTTCGCGGGCCGGGCTTTCCGATGACCGGCGGCCCATCGGCAGCTTCCTCTTTCTAGGACCTACGGGCGTGGGCAAGACCGAGCTTGCGCGGGCCCTCGCCGAGTACCTCTTCGACGAAGAGCGGGCCATGCTCCGCCTCGACATGAGCGAGTACATGGAGAAGCACGCCGTGTCGCGTTTGATCGGCGCACCCCCCGGGTACGTTGGTTACGAAGAAGGCGGTCAGCTCACCGAACCGGTGCGACGACGGCCCTATTCCGTCATCCTCTTCGACGAGGTGGAAAAGGCCCACGCCGACGTGTGGAACGTGCTTCTGCAGGTGCTCGACGATGGCCGTCTGACCGACGGGCAAGGTCGCACGGTCGACTTCAAGAACACCGTGATCATCCTCACGAGCAACATTGCGTCGCCGCAGATCCAAGCCATCGAGGCCCGTGGGAACCTGGAGCCGGGCGACAAACGGGAGCTCATACGGCGTGCCGCCCTCGAGGAAGTGCGCAAAGCTTTCCGGCCCGAGTTCGTGAACCGCCTCGACGAGATCGTGGTGTTCGAGCCCCTGCGGCGGGAAGATCTGCGGCACATCGTGGACATCCAGCTTCAACGCTTCCAAGCACGCCTTGCGCGGCGCGACCTGCGCATCGAGGTGACGGACGCTGCGAAGGATTTCCTTGGCGAGGTGGGTTGGGATCCACAATTCGGTGCGCGGCCTCTGAAGCGCGCGATCGTGCGCTACCTCGAGGACGAGATGGCGAAACGGGTGCTCGCGGGCGACTTCGCCGCTGGAACGACGATCCTCGTCGATCGCGCGGGCGAAGGGCTGACATTTCGGTCGCAGGTTCAGAACTGA
- the gyrB gene encoding DNA topoisomerase (ATP-hydrolyzing) subunit B, protein MIETPPESPQTVSSGTADANPASRASNEAPASTAAPASTYGSENITVLEGLEAVRKRPGMYIGDVHDGSGLHHLVWEAVDNAVDEHLGGFCSKMIVTIHFDGSVTVDDNGRGIPTGIMKDRGVSAAEVVMTVLHAGGKFDHSSYKVSAGLHGVGVSAVNAVSEWLKMEIKREGHVHFQEFRRGAPVAPLAVIGDTDKTGTKITFKPDAEIFTTTEFSYDILASRLRELSFLNAGFIIELVDERDPGGGNIAATEGKIRREVFLYSGGIREFVELLNKTKEPAHDKVVYINAEQPNEEGNPIGVEVALQWNSSYAEQIYCYTNNVHNKDGGTHLTGLRGSLTRVFNSYGTAQNLFKDVKNGLSGEDIREGLTAVISVKHPDPSFDSQTKSKLVSSEVKGITEAVIGEKLGQFFEENPSTARKILEKAILAAKAREAARKAREVVRKGAMDITSLSGKLADCQSRNPEIAELYIVEGDSAGGSAKQGRDRKFQAVLPLRGKILNVERARLDKMISSEQIGTLITALGCGIGSPESGGSFDVEKLRYHQVVLMTDADVDGSHIRTLLLTFFYRHMPEIIEKGYLYIAQPPLYRVRRGKKDTYLKDQPALDRYFLEHGVRELAVRSSRGLTITGEPLLRLAERLRFFRRALSKIDRRADARLVATALRSGGLGKNEIRDKAKVEAGIPKIRAQLEKKYPDIFPLTIEVTWEAEHGAARIEITPRPGSAARQTMIDWNLVESAEYEELYAIEQDVRSLGPAPYFVRDLTKRGASEGEEGAEEAAAEEAPQAAAGAAKGEIEIEDADALWEYLDGRGRKGIQLQRYKGLGEMNAEQLWETTLDPNARVMLQVRLDDAVQTDQIFSILMGDQVEPRREFIEDNALNVKNLDI, encoded by the coding sequence ATGATCGAAACGCCCCCTGAATCCCCGCAGACGGTCTCTTCGGGTACCGCAGACGCCAACCCCGCTTCCCGCGCCTCCAACGAAGCGCCGGCGAGTACCGCCGCTCCGGCCTCGACGTACGGAAGTGAGAACATCACCGTGCTCGAAGGGCTGGAGGCCGTTCGCAAGCGGCCCGGCATGTACATCGGCGACGTGCACGATGGCTCGGGCTTGCACCACCTCGTGTGGGAAGCCGTCGACAACGCCGTCGACGAGCACCTGGGTGGCTTCTGCAGCAAGATGATCGTGACCATCCACTTCGACGGTTCCGTCACCGTCGATGACAACGGGCGCGGCATCCCCACCGGCATTATGAAGGACCGGGGTGTCAGCGCGGCCGAGGTCGTGATGACCGTTCTGCACGCCGGCGGCAAGTTCGACCATTCGAGCTACAAGGTCTCCGCAGGCCTCCACGGCGTCGGCGTCAGCGCCGTGAACGCCGTGAGCGAGTGGCTCAAGATGGAGATCAAGCGCGAAGGCCACGTGCACTTCCAGGAGTTCCGCCGGGGCGCACCGGTGGCTCCCCTCGCCGTCATCGGCGACACGGACAAGACGGGCACGAAGATCACCTTCAAGCCGGACGCGGAGATCTTCACCACCACCGAGTTCAGCTACGACATCCTGGCCAGCCGCCTTCGCGAGCTGTCCTTCCTCAACGCTGGGTTCATCATCGAGCTGGTCGACGAGCGCGATCCGGGCGGTGGCAACATCGCCGCGACCGAAGGCAAGATCCGCCGCGAGGTCTTCCTGTACAGCGGCGGGATCCGCGAGTTCGTCGAGCTCCTCAACAAGACGAAGGAGCCCGCGCACGACAAGGTCGTGTACATCAACGCCGAACAGCCCAACGAAGAGGGCAACCCCATCGGCGTCGAGGTCGCGTTGCAATGGAACTCGAGCTACGCCGAGCAGATCTATTGCTACACGAACAACGTCCACAACAAGGACGGCGGCACGCACCTCACCGGTCTGCGTGGCTCGCTGACGCGCGTGTTCAACTCCTACGGCACTGCGCAAAACCTCTTCAAGGACGTGAAGAACGGCCTCTCGGGTGAGGACATCCGCGAAGGCCTCACGGCGGTCATCAGCGTCAAGCATCCCGATCCGTCGTTCGACTCGCAGACCAAGTCGAAGCTCGTCTCGAGCGAGGTCAAAGGCATCACCGAGGCGGTCATCGGCGAGAAATTGGGCCAATTCTTCGAGGAGAACCCCTCGACGGCGCGCAAAATCTTGGAGAAGGCCATCCTGGCCGCCAAGGCGCGCGAAGCCGCCCGCAAGGCGCGCGAGGTCGTGCGCAAGGGCGCGATGGACATCACGAGCCTCTCGGGCAAGCTGGCCGACTGCCAGTCGCGCAACCCCGAGATCGCCGAGCTGTACATCGTCGAGGGAGACAGCGCCGGTGGCTCTGCAAAGCAGGGCCGCGATCGCAAGTTCCAAGCGGTGTTGCCGCTTCGTGGAAAGATCCTCAACGTGGAGCGCGCGCGCTTGGACAAGATGATCTCGTCCGAGCAGATCGGCACGCTCATCACCGCGCTGGGTTGCGGCATCGGCTCGCCGGAAAGCGGCGGCTCGTTCGACGTGGAGAAGCTGCGCTACCACCAAGTCGTGCTGATGACCGACGCCGACGTCGACGGCAGCCACATTCGTACCCTGCTCCTCACCTTCTTCTACCGGCACATGCCGGAGATCATCGAGAAGGGCTACTTGTACATCGCGCAACCGCCGCTCTACCGCGTGCGGCGCGGCAAGAAGGACACGTACCTCAAGGATCAGCCGGCCCTCGATCGGTACTTCCTCGAGCACGGCGTGCGCGAGCTCGCGGTGCGCTCGTCGCGGGGGCTCACCATCACGGGCGAGCCGTTGCTTCGCCTCGCCGAGCGCCTTCGCTTTTTCCGCCGCGCGCTGTCGAAGATCGATCGACGCGCGGATGCTCGCCTCGTGGCGACGGCGCTGCGGTCCGGCGGGCTCGGGAAGAACGAGATCCGCGACAAGGCCAAGGTGGAGGCGGGTATCCCGAAGATCCGCGCCCAGCTCGAGAAGAAGTACCCCGACATTTTCCCGCTGACCATCGAGGTCACCTGGGAGGCGGAGCACGGTGCCGCGCGCATCGAGATCACCCCGCGTCCGGGCTCGGCCGCGCGCCAGACGATGATCGATTGGAACCTGGTCGAGTCGGCCGAGTACGAAGAGCTCTACGCCATCGAGCAAGACGTCCGCTCGCTGGGGCCGGCGCCGTACTTCGTGCGCGATCTCACCAAGCGAGGCGCGAGCGAGGGTGAAGAAGGCGCGGAGGAAGCCGCCGCCGAGGAGGCTCCGCAAGCGGCGGCCGGGGCGGCCAAGGGCGAAATCGAGATCGAGGACGCCGACGCGCTCTGGGAGTACCTCGATGGGCGCGGTCGCAAGGGCATCCAGCTGCAGCGCTACAAAGGTCTAGGCGAGATGAACGCCGAGCAGCTGTGGGAGACCACGCTGGATCCGAATGCGCGCGTCATGCTCCAAGTGCGCTTGGACGACGCCGTGCAGACCGATCAGATCTTCAGCATCCTCATGGGTGATCAAGTCGAGCCGCGCCGCGAGTTCATCGAGGACAACGCGCTCAACGTGAAGAACCTGGACATCTGA